From the Alkalibacter rhizosphaerae genome, one window contains:
- a CDS encoding NYN domain-containing protein, with the protein MKGIKHFLVVDGYNIINHWDRLKGLMDHSLEDARDALVDLMQGYAKLKNLTVVVVFDAYNNSEMAREENIHGIKVVYSGKNQTADSYIEKFIYDLHPLHEVTVATSDFMLQKMILAAGGIRISARELEKEVEFALRSSMKKISRQQSAEKNKLAQHLDQATLQRLLDFTGDNKK; encoded by the coding sequence TTGAAAGGGATCAAACATTTCCTGGTGGTGGACGGCTACAACATCATCAACCACTGGGATCGTTTGAAAGGGCTGATGGACCACAGTTTGGAAGATGCACGAGACGCCCTGGTGGATCTGATGCAGGGATACGCAAAGTTGAAGAACCTTACCGTGGTGGTGGTGTTTGATGCCTACAACAACAGCGAAATGGCCAGGGAAGAGAACATCCATGGAATAAAGGTGGTCTATTCGGGGAAAAATCAAACGGCAGACAGCTATATTGAAAAGTTCATATACGATTTGCACCCGTTACACGAAGTGACGGTGGCAACATCAGATTTTATGCTGCAAAAGATGATATTGGCGGCTGGTGGCATTCGCATCAGCGCCAGAGAGTTGGAAAAAGAAGTGGAGTTTGCACTCCGTTCCAGCATGAAGAAAATTTCCAGGCAGCAGTCGGCAGAAAAAAACAAGCTGGCACAACACCTGGACCAGGCGACCTTGCAGCGCTTATTGGATTTTACTGGAGACAATAAAAAATAA
- the secE gene encoding preprotein translocase subunit SecE, protein MAKAEKPVKSDKPVKKDKVKKPGLIKRAITFLKSVWSELKKVTWPTRKELLQHTSVVLGIVFILTLIVYVIDVGLGGLLALIIR, encoded by the coding sequence ATGGCGAAAGCAGAAAAACCGGTGAAGTCAGACAAACCGGTCAAAAAAGACAAAGTTAAAAAGCCGGGCCTGATCAAGCGAGCCATAACATTTTTGAAGAGCGTTTGGTCGGAGTTGAAGAAAGTAACTTGGCCTACCAGGAAAGAACTGCTCCAGCATACTTCGGTGGTATTGGGTATCGTATTCATTTTGACGCTGATCGTGTATGTAATTGACGTTGGTCTGGGCGGGTTGTTGGCACTGATCATACGATGA
- the rplL gene encoding 50S ribosomal protein L7/L12, whose product MASEKVLQMIEEVKNMTVLELSELVKALEEEFGVSAAAPVAMAAAPAAAAAEEAEEQTEFDVILASAGDQKIKVIKVVRELTGLGLKEAKELVDNAPKAIKEAATKEEAEAIKAKVEEVGGSVEVK is encoded by the coding sequence ATGGCAAGCGAAAAAGTATTGCAAATGATTGAAGAAGTAAAGAACATGACGGTATTGGAGCTTTCCGAACTGGTTAAAGCTTTGGAAGAAGAGTTTGGTGTAAGTGCAGCGGCTCCTGTAGCTATGGCAGCAGCTCCGGCTGCAGCAGCGGCAGAAGAAGCAGAAGAGCAAACTGAGTTCGACGTGATCCTGGCATCTGCTGGAGATCAAAAGATCAAAGTCATCAAAGTAGTAAGAGAATTGACTGGTCTTGGATTGAAAGAAGCAAAAGAATTGGTTGACAATGCACCGAAAGCAATCAAGGAAGCTGCTACGAAAGAAGAAGCAGAAGCCATCAAAGCCAAAGTTGAAGAAGTTGGCGGTTCTGTAGAAGTCAAGTAA
- the rplJ gene encoding 50S ribosomal protein L10, which produces MSIRELKEDVVKEISTKMENAQSMILVDYRGLNVEELNEFRSIARQASVDYKVYKNTMMRFAAKETGNEGLLDYLVGPTAVAFSTEDPVAAAKVITEFAKKHKAMEVKGGLVGGKVISIEEIKDLAELPPKEVLVAKVLGGLNAPIAGFVGVLQANISGLARALDQVRGQKEASA; this is translated from the coding sequence GTGTCGATCAGAGAGTTGAAAGAAGATGTGGTTAAAGAAATCTCAACGAAAATGGAGAATGCCCAGAGTATGATCCTGGTGGATTACCGTGGATTGAACGTGGAAGAGCTCAATGAATTCAGAAGTATCGCGCGACAAGCTTCTGTTGATTACAAGGTGTATAAAAACACCATGATGCGATTTGCGGCAAAAGAAACCGGCAATGAAGGATTGCTTGATTACCTGGTTGGACCAACGGCGGTGGCCTTCAGTACGGAAGATCCCGTTGCTGCAGCAAAAGTGATCACAGAATTCGCCAAGAAACACAAAGCCATGGAAGTAAAAGGAGGCTTGGTGGGCGGAAAAGTCATCAGTATCGAAGAGATCAAGGATTTGGCCGAGTTGCCGCCGAAAGAAGTTTTGGTTGCAAAAGTACTTGGCGGCTTGAATGCACCGATCGCAGGTTTCGTTGGCGTATTGCAGGCGAACATCAGCGGCTTGGCAAGAGCGCTTGATCAGGTAAGAGGACAAAAGGAAGCATCTGCTTAA
- a CDS encoding sigma-70 family RNA polymerase sigma factor → MKGTYDCTKQQDSIHEKEELALLELAAKGDNEAKDMVLRRYSHLVGFAINGYHLIGADQDDLYQEGMIGLLKAVEVYRPDRKASFRTFCQVCIRRQILTAIKRATRKKHGPLNRYVSIYKPLDGDGTMLRDVLSADRLSEPESALMYRQAVVNVKHSLAELTLLERDVLCLHMEGLSYQQIGEALERDPKAIDNALQRCKRKLAKRISGNYSSKNIRNN, encoded by the coding sequence ATGAAAGGAACGTACGATTGCACAAAGCAACAGGATTCGATCCACGAAAAAGAGGAACTGGCATTGCTGGAGCTGGCGGCAAAAGGAGACAATGAAGCCAAAGACATGGTTTTGCGGAGGTATTCCCACTTGGTGGGATTTGCCATCAACGGCTACCATCTGATAGGGGCGGACCAGGATGACCTGTATCAGGAGGGAATGATCGGTCTTTTAAAAGCGGTGGAAGTATACCGGCCGGATCGCAAAGCCAGTTTCCGGACTTTTTGTCAGGTCTGCATCCGGCGTCAGATCCTGACGGCCATCAAAAGGGCCACCCGAAAAAAACACGGCCCTCTCAATCGTTACGTATCCATCTACAAACCTCTGGACGGCGACGGAACCATGCTGAGGGATGTATTATCGGCAGACCGGCTTTCGGAACCGGAATCCGCCCTGATGTACCGGCAAGCCGTCGTCAACGTAAAGCACTCTCTGGCTGAATTGACCCTGTTGGAACGGGATGTCCTCTGTTTGCACATGGAAGGTCTCAGCTACCAGCAGATCGGGGAGGCATTGGAAAGAGATCCAAAAGCCATCGACAACGCCCTGCAGCGATGCAAGCGAAAATTGGCAAAGAGGATCAGCGGAAATTATTCGTCAAAAAACATTCGAAACAATTGA
- the rpoB gene encoding DNA-directed RNA polymerase subunit beta has protein sequence MVHPVQLGKNTRMSFSKINEVLDIPNLIAIQKRSYKWFLEKGLKEVFNDISPIMDYTGNLILEFIDYNLDGEPKYSEAECKERDATYATSLKVKVRLINKETAEVKEQSVFMADFPLMTENGTFIINGAERVIVSQLVRSPGTYFSEDIDKTGKPLYSSQVIPNRGAWLEYESDSNDILHVRVDRTRKLPITVLLRAFGLGTRAQILDYFGEDPRLLATLEKDATENREEGLLEVYKRLRPGEPPTVDSAESLLNSMFFDPRRYDLARVGRYKFNKKLALAGRITGRKIKDNIVHPLTGELIAEADSIVDEKTAWEIQNAGIDKVTVIVEEDREFKVIGNGFVDIEKQDLPFDYDPDVVEEMVNYYVLQEILQSGKTPEEMKEDFDKRLDELIPKHILIQDIFASVNYNLGLNYNLGMVDDIDHLGNRRLRSVGELLQNQFRIGLSRMERVVKERMTIQGNEAVTPQGLINIRPVNAAVKEFFGSSQLSQFMDQTNPLAELTHKRRLSALGPGGLSRERAGFEVRDVHHSHYGRMCPIETPEGPNIGLIGSLSTYARVNDYGFIEAPYLLVNNGIVSDEIEYLAADEEGKYTIAQANEPLDENNRFMRDKVTGRAGLKRDFVTVEPERVDYMDISPKQIVSVATSMIPFLENDDANRALMGSNMQRQAVPLLKPESPIIGTGIEHVAAKDSGVCVLAKNPGVVERVSATEITVRREDQQLDKYTLLKFRRSNQGTCINQRPIVEKGEKVEKSQILADGPSTDDGEIALGRNILIAFMTWEGYNYEDAILISEKLVKEDVFTSIHIEEYESEARETKLGPEEITRDIPNVGEDALKNLDERGIIRIGAEVNSEDILVGKVTPKGETELTAEEKLLRAIFGEKAREVRDTSLKVPHGESGIVVDVKVFSRENKDEDLKPGVNQLVRVYVASKRKISVGDKMAGRHGNKGVISRILPEEDMPFLPDGTPVEIVLNPLGVPSRMNIGQVLEVHLGLAAKALGWKIATPVFDGANEDDIMDILEEAHYNRNGKITLHDGRTGEPFDNDVTVGYMYILKLHHLVDDKMHARSTGPYSLVTQQPLGGKAQFGGQRFGEMEVWALEAYGAAHTLQEILTVKSDDVVGRVKAYEAIVKGENIPTPGVPESFKVLIKELQSLALNVAVLSENEDVLEIEEDAFDDDGLENFGVTIINRELDEEDPDGFYEEDLEDNLDDDFDIDDLMGDLDDEIGE, from the coding sequence ATGGTGCATCCTGTACAATTAGGGAAAAACACGCGGATGAGTTTTTCAAAAATCAATGAAGTCTTGGACATTCCTAATCTGATTGCGATCCAGAAGAGGTCTTACAAGTGGTTTTTGGAAAAAGGACTAAAAGAGGTTTTTAACGATATCTCTCCCATTATGGACTACACGGGCAACTTGATTCTCGAATTTATTGACTACAATTTGGATGGAGAGCCGAAGTACTCCGAAGCGGAGTGCAAGGAACGAGACGCAACCTATGCAACGTCGTTGAAAGTCAAGGTTCGATTGATCAACAAAGAAACGGCAGAAGTGAAGGAACAAAGCGTTTTTATGGCGGACTTTCCGCTGATGACAGAAAATGGAACTTTTATCATAAACGGTGCGGAACGGGTCATCGTCAGCCAGTTGGTGCGATCTCCCGGAACCTATTTTTCCGAGGACATCGACAAAACGGGAAAACCCTTGTATTCTTCCCAAGTCATCCCCAACCGTGGGGCATGGCTGGAATATGAGTCGGATTCCAACGATATTTTGCATGTACGGGTGGATCGAACGAGAAAATTGCCGATCACCGTATTGTTGCGGGCATTTGGTCTGGGAACCAGAGCCCAGATCCTGGATTATTTTGGAGAAGACCCGAGACTTCTTGCCACTTTGGAAAAAGATGCAACGGAAAATCGGGAAGAAGGACTGCTGGAAGTATACAAGCGACTGCGACCAGGCGAGCCTCCCACTGTAGACAGTGCGGAATCTCTGCTCAACAGCATGTTTTTTGATCCAAGAAGATACGACCTGGCCAGAGTCGGCCGTTATAAATTCAATAAAAAGTTGGCACTTGCGGGCAGGATCACTGGAAGAAAAATCAAGGACAACATCGTCCATCCATTGACTGGCGAACTTATCGCAGAGGCCGACAGCATTGTAGACGAAAAAACGGCATGGGAGATCCAAAATGCCGGAATCGACAAAGTGACTGTTATCGTGGAAGAAGACCGGGAATTCAAAGTGATCGGCAACGGATTTGTCGATATCGAGAAGCAGGACCTTCCATTCGATTATGATCCGGATGTCGTGGAGGAAATGGTGAATTACTATGTCCTTCAAGAGATCCTCCAGTCGGGGAAAACACCGGAAGAAATGAAGGAAGATTTCGACAAGCGTTTGGATGAATTGATCCCAAAACATATATTGATCCAGGACATCTTTGCTTCCGTCAACTACAACCTGGGATTAAACTACAATCTGGGCATGGTGGACGACATCGACCACCTGGGGAATCGTCGACTTCGATCCGTTGGAGAATTGCTGCAGAATCAATTCCGGATCGGTTTGTCCCGAATGGAGCGTGTCGTGAAAGAACGAATGACCATTCAGGGAAATGAAGCGGTGACGCCTCAGGGACTGATCAACATTCGACCAGTCAATGCCGCAGTAAAAGAATTTTTTGGCAGTTCTCAACTGTCTCAATTTATGGACCAGACCAACCCGTTGGCAGAGCTGACCCACAAACGACGTCTTTCTGCCTTGGGACCAGGCGGTCTTTCCAGAGAGCGTGCCGGATTTGAAGTTCGAGACGTGCACCACTCCCATTATGGAAGAATGTGCCCCATCGAGACGCCGGAGGGCCCCAACATCGGTCTGATCGGTTCATTGAGTACCTATGCTCGAGTCAATGATTACGGGTTTATTGAAGCACCCTACTTGTTGGTAAACAATGGGATCGTCAGCGACGAGATCGAATATCTTGCAGCGGATGAAGAAGGAAAATACACCATCGCCCAAGCCAACGAGCCATTGGATGAGAACAACCGCTTTATGAGAGACAAGGTCACAGGCCGAGCCGGACTGAAGCGGGATTTTGTAACCGTGGAGCCGGAACGGGTCGACTATATGGACATTTCACCGAAGCAGATCGTTTCCGTGGCAACGTCCATGATCCCATTTTTGGAAAACGACGACGCCAACCGAGCCTTGATGGGATCCAACATGCAGCGTCAGGCAGTGCCGTTGTTGAAGCCCGAATCCCCCATTATCGGAACAGGGATCGAGCATGTGGCGGCAAAAGATTCCGGAGTTTGTGTCTTGGCAAAAAATCCCGGTGTAGTGGAGCGAGTCTCCGCGACGGAGATCACCGTTCGACGTGAAGATCAACAGCTGGACAAATACACCCTGTTGAAATTCAGAAGATCCAATCAGGGAACGTGCATCAATCAACGTCCCATTGTGGAAAAAGGGGAAAAAGTAGAAAAAAGCCAGATCCTTGCCGATGGTCCGTCTACAGATGACGGTGAGATCGCACTGGGTCGAAACATACTGATCGCCTTTATGACATGGGAAGGCTACAACTATGAGGATGCCATCCTGATCAGTGAAAAGCTGGTGAAGGAAGATGTTTTCACATCCATACATATAGAAGAATACGAATCGGAAGCAAGAGAAACGAAACTTGGACCGGAAGAGATCACTCGGGACATTCCAAATGTCGGAGAAGATGCACTGAAGAATCTGGATGAGCGAGGCATCATTCGAATCGGTGCGGAGGTCAACTCCGAGGACATTCTGGTTGGAAAAGTAACACCCAAAGGTGAAACGGAATTGACGGCGGAAGAGAAGCTGTTGCGGGCCATCTTTGGTGAAAAAGCAAGAGAAGTTCGAGATACTTCCTTGAAAGTTCCTCATGGAGAAAGCGGAATCGTTGTAGACGTAAAAGTATTCTCCAGAGAAAACAAGGATGAAGACCTGAAGCCGGGTGTTAACCAACTGGTCCGCGTCTACGTCGCCAGCAAGCGGAAAATATCCGTAGGAGACAAGATGGCGGGACGTCACGGAAACAAGGGTGTTATTTCCAGGATCTTGCCGGAAGAGGACATGCCATTTCTTCCCGATGGAACACCGGTGGAGATCGTCTTGAATCCTCTTGGAGTACCATCCAGGATGAACATCGGACAGGTACTGGAGGTCCACCTCGGTTTGGCCGCAAAGGCCTTGGGATGGAAAATCGCAACACCGGTTTTTGATGGAGCCAACGAAGACGACATCATGGATATTCTGGAAGAGGCCCATTACAATCGAAACGGTAAAATAACCCTTCACGACGGTCGTACCGGAGAACCTTTCGACAACGACGTTACTGTTGGATATATGTACATACTGAAATTGCACCACTTGGTAGATGATAAGATGCATGCCAGATCCACAGGACCTTACTCTCTGGTCACCCAGCAACCATTGGGTGGAAAAGCCCAGTTTGGAGGCCAGCGTTTTGGGGAGATGGAAGTGTGGGCCCTGGAAGCATATGGTGCGGCACACACCCTGCAGGAGATCTTGACGGTCAAATCCGATGACGTGGTGGGACGGGTCAAAGCCTATGAAGCCATTGTCAAGGGAGAAAACATTCCGACTCCAGGAGTGCCGGAGTCATTCAAGGTACTGATCAAAGAGCTGCAAAGTTTGGCCTTGAATGTAGCGGTCTTAAGTGAGAATGAAGATGTTCTGGAGATCGAAGAAGATGCATTTGACGACGACGGACTGGAGAACTTTGGTGTCACTATCATCAACAGGGAATTGGATGAGGAAGATCCGGACGGATTCTACGAAGAGGACCTGGAAGACAACTTGGACGATGATTTTGACATAGATGATTTAATGGGAGATCTGGACGACGAGATCGGTGAATAA
- the tuf gene encoding elongation factor Tu, producing MGKAKFERNKTHVNIGTIGHVDHGKTTLTAAITTVLNKRFGTGSAVAFDKIDKAPEERERGITISTSHVEYETDARHYAHVDCPGHADYVKNMITGAAQMDGAILVVSAADGPMPQTREHILLSRQVGVPYIVVFLNKADMVDDDELIELVEMEVRELLNEYEFPGDDTPIVVGSALRALEDPDGEWGDKIVELMKEVDEYIPDPERATDKPFLMPVEDVFSITGRGTVATGRVERGTIKVGEEVEIIGMTETRRKVVVTGVEMFRKLLDQAVAGDNIGALLRGVDRTEIERGQVLAKPGTVNPHTKFKSEVYVLTKEEGGRHTPFFNGYRPQFYFRTTDVTGIIELGEGVEMVMPGDNIAMEIQLITPIAIEEGLRFAIREGGRTVASGVVAEIVE from the coding sequence ATGGGAAAAGCAAAATTTGAAAGAAACAAAACCCACGTAAACATTGGAACCATTGGACACGTAGACCACGGCAAAACGACGTTGACGGCAGCGATCACAACAGTATTGAACAAAAGATTCGGAACAGGATCCGCTGTAGCATTTGACAAAATCGACAAGGCACCGGAAGAGAGAGAAAGAGGGATCACCATCTCCACTTCTCACGTAGAGTACGAGACAGATGCAAGACACTACGCTCACGTTGACTGCCCGGGACACGCCGACTACGTAAAGAACATGATCACAGGAGCCGCCCAAATGGACGGAGCCATCCTGGTAGTAAGTGCAGCAGACGGCCCCATGCCTCAAACAAGAGAGCACATCCTCTTGTCCAGACAGGTAGGAGTACCTTACATCGTTGTATTCCTGAACAAAGCCGACATGGTCGACGACGACGAGTTGATCGAACTGGTGGAAATGGAAGTACGAGAGCTGCTCAACGAATATGAATTCCCAGGCGACGACACGCCGATCGTAGTAGGAAGTGCCCTTCGCGCACTGGAAGATCCGGACGGAGAATGGGGCGACAAGATCGTTGAACTGATGAAAGAGGTAGACGAGTACATCCCGGACCCGGAAAGAGCAACGGACAAGCCCTTCCTGATGCCGGTAGAGGACGTCTTCTCCATCACAGGACGAGGAACCGTAGCTACAGGTAGAGTAGAGCGTGGAACCATCAAAGTCGGTGAAGAAGTAGAGATCATCGGAATGACGGAAACGAGAAGAAAAGTAGTCGTTACCGGAGTAGAGATGTTTAGAAAACTGTTGGATCAGGCAGTAGCCGGAGACAACATCGGAGCGTTGCTTCGAGGAGTGGACCGAACAGAGATCGAGCGTGGACAAGTATTAGCCAAGCCGGGAACTGTAAATCCCCACACCAAATTCAAGTCGGAAGTATACGTATTGACAAAAGAAGAGGGTGGACGACATACTCCTTTCTTCAATGGATACCGACCGCAGTTTTATTTCAGAACCACTGACGTGACCGGCATCATCGAGCTGGGCGAAGGCGTGGAGATGGTAATGCCTGGCGACAACATCGCCATGGAGATCCAACTGATCACTCCCATCGCCATCGAAGAAGGCTTGCGTTTCGCCATCCGAGAAGGTGGACGAACCGTTGCATCCGGTGTCGTAGCAGAGATCGTCGAGTAA
- the rplA gene encoding 50S ribosomal protein L1: protein MKRGKNYQDKFKLVDRSRLYDLDEAVETVKKTATAKFDETIEAHIKLGVDSRHADQQVRGAIVLPHGTGKTVRVLVFAKGDKATEATNAGADFVGAEEMVDKITKENWFDFDVVVATPDMMGVVGRLGRVLGPKGLMPNPKSGTVTFDVAKAVADIKAGKVEYRLDKTNIIHVPVGKGSFETDKLHENLSVLLEAVKKAKPASSKGTYFRSITITSTMGPGIKINPAKV, encoded by the coding sequence ATGAAAAGAGGAAAGAATTACCAAGACAAATTTAAACTTGTCGATCGTTCCAGATTGTATGATTTGGATGAAGCTGTAGAAACGGTTAAGAAAACCGCCACAGCAAAGTTCGACGAAACCATTGAAGCTCATATCAAATTGGGTGTGGATTCCAGACATGCAGACCAACAAGTCCGCGGTGCCATCGTATTGCCTCATGGAACTGGAAAAACCGTACGCGTATTGGTTTTTGCAAAAGGAGACAAAGCGACGGAAGCCACCAATGCAGGCGCTGATTTCGTCGGTGCCGAAGAAATGGTGGATAAGATCACAAAAGAAAATTGGTTTGATTTTGATGTGGTTGTTGCAACTCCAGACATGATGGGTGTTGTAGGAAGATTGGGTCGGGTCCTTGGACCTAAAGGCTTGATGCCAAATCCAAAGTCCGGTACTGTAACCTTTGATGTGGCAAAAGCAGTAGCCGATATCAAAGCTGGTAAAGTCGAGTACCGACTGGACAAGACCAACATCATTCACGTTCCGGTAGGAAAGGGATCCTTCGAAACCGACAAACTTCATGAAAACCTTAGCGTTTTGCTGGAGGCTGTCAAGAAAGCGAAACCTGCTTCTTCCAAGGGAACCTACTTTAGAAGCATCACCATCACCAGCACCATGGGTCCTGGGATCAAAATCAATCCTGCAAAGGTCTAA
- the rlmB gene encoding 23S rRNA (guanosine(2251)-2'-O)-methyltransferase RlmB yields the protein MKAKRNDKNAKEQGKDLRRGKDKSTDLPEKTDKPERPPRDVRQIEGKNPVLEALRSDVTIEKIMVAKGRRETGNTEIFDLAKERNIKIQMVDRKKLDYSTKTGNHQGIIAVATNFSYYEPEQMIQKAKDLGEDPFIVVLDQLTDPHNFGAIIRSADACGVHGIIITKNRSVDLTPIAVKASAGAAEHMMIGKVTNLAQTLQDLKEKGFWIGGADMSGEAYYNTNLKGPLAIVIGSEGKGIGRLVKENCDFTISIPMYGNMESLNASVAAGVLFCEAARQRKGER from the coding sequence ATGAAAGCAAAACGAAACGATAAAAATGCAAAAGAGCAAGGCAAAGATCTTCGACGGGGAAAAGACAAAAGTACAGACCTTCCGGAGAAAACAGACAAACCGGAAAGACCTCCCCGGGACGTCCGGCAGATCGAAGGAAAGAATCCCGTCCTGGAAGCACTCCGTTCCGATGTGACCATCGAAAAGATCATGGTGGCAAAAGGACGCAGGGAAACCGGGAATACAGAGATCTTCGATCTGGCCAAGGAGCGCAACATCAAGATCCAGATGGTGGACCGGAAAAAGCTGGACTATTCCACCAAAACAGGAAATCATCAGGGCATCATCGCTGTTGCCACCAACTTCTCCTATTATGAGCCGGAACAAATGATACAGAAGGCCAAAGATCTGGGAGAGGACCCATTTATAGTGGTCCTGGACCAGCTGACGGATCCCCACAATTTCGGCGCCATCATACGAAGTGCAGATGCCTGCGGCGTCCACGGCATCATCATCACCAAAAACCGTTCCGTGGATCTGACCCCCATTGCCGTGAAAGCTTCCGCCGGAGCCGCCGAACACATGATGATCGGCAAAGTCACCAACCTGGCCCAGACCCTTCAGGATCTGAAGGAAAAGGGTTTTTGGATCGGCGGAGCCGACATGTCGGGAGAGGCTTATTACAATACCAACCTGAAAGGTCCTCTGGCCATCGTCATCGGCAGCGAAGGGAAGGGGATCGGACGGCTGGTCAAGGAGAACTGCGATTTCACCATCTCCATCCCCATGTACGGAAACATGGAATCCCTGAATGCATCCGTTGCCGCCGGCGTTCTCTTTTGTGAAGCGGCGCGACAGCGAAAGGGTGAACGATAA
- the rpmG gene encoding 50S ribosomal protein L33: MRVKVTLACTDCKQRNYHTMKNKKNDPERLEMSKYCKFCKTHTTHKETK, from the coding sequence ATGAGAGTGAAAGTAACGTTGGCGTGTACGGATTGCAAGCAAAGAAATTATCATACGATGAAGAACAAGAAAAATGACCCAGAAAGACTTGAAATGAGTAAATACTGCAAGTTCTGCAAGACACACACGACGCATAAGGAAACAAAATAA
- the rplK gene encoding 50S ribosomal protein L11 codes for MAKKVIGMIKLQIPAGKATPAPPVGPALGQHGVNIMGFCKEFNAKTANEAGMIIPVVITVYQDRTFSFITKTPPAAVLIKKAVGIESGSGVPNKQKVAKISQEKLREIAELKMPDLNASSVESAMRMIAGTARSMGVTVEE; via the coding sequence ATGGCTAAAAAAGTAATTGGAATGATAAAGTTGCAAATACCTGCCGGCAAAGCGACACCAGCTCCACCAGTAGGTCCTGCTTTGGGTCAGCATGGTGTGAACATCATGGGATTTTGCAAGGAGTTCAACGCAAAAACAGCAAATGAAGCAGGTATGATCATCCCGGTAGTTATTACGGTATATCAAGATCGAACTTTCAGCTTCATCACAAAAACGCCGCCGGCAGCAGTATTGATCAAAAAAGCAGTTGGCATTGAAAGTGGATCCGGCGTTCCCAACAAGCAAAAAGTGGCAAAGATCAGCCAGGAGAAGCTACGAGAGATCGCTGAACTGAAAATGCCCGATTTGAATGCTTCATCCGTAGAATCCGCCATGAGAATGATTGCTGGTACTGCACGAAGCATGGGAGTTACAGTAGAAGAGTAA
- the nusG gene encoding transcription termination/antitermination protein NusG: protein MMNQNEEAKWYVAHTYSGYENKVKANIEAAVENRNMQNQIFEVHVPMQEVEEVKNGKRKISQKKVFPGYILVKMVMTDESWYVVRNTRGVTGFVGPASKPVALTKSELKSMGIKEKLPQIDIQIGDSVKVQEGPLEGFTGIVEEVNHEKQKLKVNISMFGRETPAELEFTQVAKF, encoded by the coding sequence ATGATGAACCAAAATGAAGAAGCGAAATGGTATGTAGCACATACCTATTCCGGTTATGAGAACAAGGTAAAGGCGAATATCGAAGCAGCCGTCGAAAACCGAAACATGCAGAATCAAATATTCGAAGTGCATGTTCCCATGCAGGAAGTGGAAGAGGTCAAAAACGGCAAGCGAAAGATCAGCCAGAAGAAGGTATTCCCGGGGTACATCCTGGTGAAAATGGTCATGACCGATGAATCCTGGTATGTGGTTCGAAATACCAGAGGAGTGACCGGTTTTGTCGGTCCTGCTTCCAAACCGGTGGCTTTGACCAAGTCGGAATTGAAGAGCATGGGGATCAAGGAAAAGTTGCCTCAGATCGACATCCAGATAGGAGACAGTGTCAAAGTGCAGGAAGGACCGTTGGAAGGTTTTACCGGCATTGTTGAAGAAGTGAATCACGAGAAACAAAAACTGAAAGTAAACATATCCATGTTTGGCCGGGAAACGCCTGCCGAATTGGAGTTTACGCAAGTAGCCAAGTTTTGA